A part of Fimbriiglobus ruber genomic DNA contains:
- a CDS encoding methyltransferase domain-containing protein — MSRNSRRPDAPTTPALYAMVQTGLEPVAADEITRDLGGQVKKIARGIVVFKLNEITPDVIKLRTTEDVFLLCWGSNSLSYRPTDLDNFRKWTANRPDWNQYFRIHHAIRPKTKGKPTFHLVCQMQGEHAYKRYDAKDALVAGLGGKIPAGWQPADQNAWLEIWLTIRGKTAVCGLRLSDRTMRHRKYKEDHVLASLRPTVAAAMVRLAGPSPGMTLLDPMCGAGTILAETIELSRQRRAGRIEVLGGDNDPNAMFVTSQNLENVGPAHLARWDARRLPLATASVDRIVSNPPFGKQLASLDEVGPLYAAAAAEWNRVLRPGGRAVFLVMEQEALSGPLTANGWKATRQLRVRVLGQPAVLSVWQKPDEPATMPGT; from the coding sequence CCGGGTTGGAACCCGTGGCCGCGGACGAGATCACCCGCGACCTCGGTGGGCAGGTCAAGAAGATCGCCCGCGGCATTGTCGTGTTCAAGCTCAACGAAATCACCCCGGACGTGATTAAACTCCGCACCACCGAAGACGTCTTCCTGCTCTGCTGGGGGAGCAACTCGCTCTCGTACCGGCCGACCGACCTCGACAACTTCCGCAAGTGGACGGCTAACCGCCCGGATTGGAACCAGTACTTCCGCATCCACCACGCCATCCGGCCCAAGACCAAGGGCAAGCCGACGTTCCACCTCGTCTGCCAGATGCAGGGCGAACACGCGTACAAGCGGTACGACGCCAAGGACGCGCTCGTCGCCGGGCTCGGGGGGAAGATCCCGGCCGGGTGGCAGCCGGCGGACCAGAACGCCTGGCTCGAGATCTGGCTCACCATCCGCGGCAAGACCGCCGTCTGCGGCCTCCGCCTGTCCGACCGCACCATGCGGCACCGGAAGTACAAGGAAGACCACGTCCTCGCGTCGCTGCGGCCGACGGTCGCGGCGGCGATGGTCCGGCTCGCCGGGCCGTCCCCGGGGATGACCCTCCTCGACCCGATGTGCGGGGCCGGAACGATCCTGGCCGAGACGATCGAACTGAGCCGCCAGCGGCGGGCCGGGCGGATCGAAGTGCTCGGCGGCGATAACGACCCGAACGCGATGTTCGTCACGTCCCAGAACCTGGAAAACGTCGGCCCAGCCCACCTCGCCCGGTGGGACGCCCGGCGGCTGCCGCTGGCCACCGCGTCGGTCGACCGGATCGTGTCCAACCCGCCGTTCGGCAAGCAGCTCGCGAGCCTCGACGAGGTCGGCCCGCTGTACGCGGCCGCGGCCGCCGAGTGGAACCGGGTGCTGCGGCCGGGCGGCCGGGCGGTGTTCCTGGTGATGGAGCAGGAAGCCTTGAGCGGGCCGCTCACGGCCAACGGCTGGAAGGCGACCCGGCAGCTGCGGGTCCGCGTTCTGGGCCAGCCGGCCGTACTCAGCGTC